The proteins below are encoded in one region of Lactuca sativa cultivar Salinas chromosome 3, Lsat_Salinas_v11, whole genome shotgun sequence:
- the LOC111891843 gene encoding uncharacterized protein LOC111891843, which produces MERGNMKKPERKVTEKIRRNQMKFLYSRLFSLIPPHLISKGGDQVSDRVDRTIEYIQSLKSSLEMSQIRKEQLSSTKKRSHESTNSNKYKSIDIQIHEMSPDLDVVLITGLTTQSDFYDVVRLLDQYSSEVALANFSSSGHSTFHIRHKKIETEEMSQRLMILLQGYSNVKELENDQGFSNELELGNDYASSCDQLESNLNIWDFDFQSNVWGWELEGLPMSITS; this is translated from the exons ATGGAAAGGGGCAACATGAAGAAACCAGAAAGGAAAGTAACAGAAAAGATCAGAAGGAACCAAATGAAGTTTCTCTATTCCCGTCTCTTCTCTCTCATCCCTCCCCATCTCATCTCCAAG GGAGGTGACCAAGTGTCGGATCGAGTGGATCGAACGATTGAGTACATTCAAAGCTTGAAATCCAGCTTGGAGATGAGCCAGATCAGGAAGGAACAGTTGTCGAGTACAAAGAAGAGATCACACGAGAGCACGAATAGCAACAAATACAAATCAATTGATATTCAGATCCACGAAATGAGTCCAGATCTTGATGTTGTTTTGATAACAGGATTGACTACTCAATCGGATTTTTATGACGTTGTCCGGTTACTTGATCAGTATAGCAGTGAGGTAGCCCTCGCAAATTTTTCGAGCTCCGGCCATTCTACCTTCCATATCCGCCACAAAAAG ATTGAAACAGAGGAAATGTCTCAGAGACTCATGATTTTACTCCAAGGATACTCGAACGTAAAGGAATTGGAGAATGACCAAGGATTCTCGAACGAACTGGAATTGGGGAATGATTATGCATCATCTTGCGATCAATTGGAATCGAATTTGAATATATGGGATTTTGATTTCCAATCGAATGTATGGGGATGGGAATTAGAGGGATTGCCAATGAGTATCACAAGTTAA